In a single window of the Deinococcus misasensis DSM 22328 genome:
- a CDS encoding S8 family peptidase translates to MMHKNHLLSLTLLLALTACADEEKPRVTYRLNGVVPSVAYPGDTITLAGTFPENATVLLNGVTLSTNRKAEGLLDAQIPSSALAGEGLLQVSGTTLQTAYDVLPKITAVTLKSNTLQVQGLGWAGGQSTLMGSIQGVKVTPTLQGEALVMDLPANLVYGPLNITVSVNNKQSPVFYHSLQAAVARGKVLLPAQAQNSITKSDFSPQALPVPTFKSLAVYLSDLSHQASLETKAQEWGGKLTQCYPSFQACRATFQSPQDAQRALQNLSTLPYVTNAHPDDVKSNGNPCTNLTQNPATLGELWHLKRMNIEKAWQKTLGKGITVAVVDSGVLPHPEFENRLLPGIDFVDGDTNPVDLYGHGTHVAGLVAANLKIKGVAPAANILPVRVLDSIGEGSVLAVAQGVLYAAGLDTQHPNPNPAQVINLSLGLRSYNSQMPALEQAIEKVQKQGVLVVAATGNDSLFTPAFPANLPGVISVTALSGPTTTYQPTYPNRGQGTLISAFGGDLHSDQDKNNIPDAIVSTAIDGNTPAYGLCYGTSMAAPQVSGVVALLLAQGTPPRDVIPLLTRSAIDLGDYGQDLNTGFGLVNPNVTDRKAGTYVVALNPQNKVVAWAPVQNDGTYTLTNLPPSTPLKVQAFTDLDGNHVLGETGETLSPALQQEFQPQTQTPLPDLQLDLVTTPQGVTLPEFQEGN, encoded by the coding sequence ATGATGCACAAAAACCACCTTCTTTCCCTGACTCTGCTGCTGGCCCTCACCGCATGTGCAGATGAAGAAAAACCCAGAGTCACCTACCGTTTGAACGGGGTGGTGCCCAGCGTCGCGTACCCCGGTGACACCATCACCCTTGCTGGCACTTTTCCAGAGAATGCCACCGTGTTGCTGAACGGTGTGACCCTGTCCACCAACCGCAAAGCAGAAGGCCTGCTGGATGCCCAGATTCCTTCCAGCGCTCTGGCAGGTGAGGGGCTCTTGCAGGTTTCTGGCACCACCTTGCAAACCGCTTACGATGTGTTGCCCAAAATCACCGCAGTGACCCTGAAAAGCAACACCTTGCAGGTGCAAGGCCTCGGGTGGGCAGGGGGCCAGAGCACCTTGATGGGCAGCATTCAAGGTGTGAAGGTCACCCCGACCCTGCAAGGGGAGGCACTGGTCATGGACCTCCCTGCCAACCTGGTGTATGGACCTTTGAACATCACGGTCTCGGTGAACAACAAGCAAAGCCCGGTGTTTTACCACAGCTTGCAGGCGGCTGTGGCACGTGGAAAAGTGTTGCTGCCCGCGCAAGCACAAAACAGCATCACCAAAAGCGACTTCTCTCCTCAGGCGTTGCCCGTTCCCACCTTCAAAAGCCTTGCTGTGTACCTCTCTGACCTGTCACATCAGGCTTCCCTTGAGACAAAAGCTCAGGAATGGGGGGGAAAGCTGACCCAGTGTTACCCCAGCTTTCAGGCTTGCCGGGCAACGTTCCAGAGCCCACAGGATGCCCAGCGTGCCCTGCAGAACCTCTCAACCCTCCCTTACGTCACCAATGCCCACCCAGACGACGTGAAGTCCAATGGGAACCCCTGCACGAACCTCACCCAGAACCCTGCCACCCTCGGGGAGTTGTGGCACCTGAAACGCATGAACATCGAAAAGGCATGGCAGAAAACCCTCGGGAAAGGCATCACCGTGGCCGTGGTGGACAGCGGCGTGCTGCCCCACCCCGAGTTCGAGAACCGTTTGCTGCCCGGCATCGATTTCGTGGATGGTGACACCAACCCTGTTGACCTTTACGGTCACGGCACGCACGTGGCAGGACTGGTGGCCGCCAACTTGAAAATCAAAGGGGTCGCCCCAGCTGCCAACATCCTGCCAGTCCGGGTGTTGGACAGCATCGGAGAGGGCAGCGTGCTGGCCGTTGCCCAGGGGGTGCTTTACGCCGCAGGACTGGACACCCAGCACCCCAACCCCAACCCCGCGCAGGTGATCAACCTGTCTCTGGGCCTCAGGAGTTACAACTCCCAGATGCCCGCCCTAGAGCAAGCCATCGAGAAGGTGCAAAAACAGGGCGTGCTGGTGGTGGCTGCCACCGGCAACGACAGCCTGTTCACTCCGGCTTTCCCGGCCAACCTGCCCGGTGTGATCTCCGTGACCGCCCTCTCTGGACCCACCACCACCTACCAGCCCACTTACCCCAACCGGGGACAGGGCACCCTGATTTCTGCTTTTGGCGGAGACCTGCACAGCGATCAGGACAAAAACAACATCCCAGACGCCATCGTTTCAACAGCCATCGACGGAAACACCCCGGCCTACGGGCTGTGTTACGGCACCAGCATGGCCGCCCCACAGGTGTCCGGCGTGGTGGCCTTGCTGCTCGCACAGGGCACCCCACCCCGAGATGTCATCCCGCTCTTGACCCGCTCGGCCATTGACCTCGGGGATTACGGGCAGGACCTGAACACCGGATTTGGACTGGTGAACCCCAATGTCACCGACCGCAAGGCAGGCACCTACGTGGTGGCCCTGAACCCACAAAACAAAGTGGTTGCCTGGGCACCCGTTCAAAACGACGGCACCTACACCCTCACCAACCTGCCCCCCAGCACCCCCCTGAAAGTGCAAGCTTTCACGGACCTCGATGGGAACCACGTGCTGGGCGAAACCGGAGAAACCCTCAGTCCGGCCCTGCAACAAGAATTCCAACCCCAAACCCAAACCCCGTTGCCCGATTTGCAACTTGACCTCGTCACCACCCCCCAGGGTGTGACGCTGCCTGAATTTCAGGAAGGAAATTGA
- a CDS encoding AGE family epimerase/isomerase — MLRTLFVSLALSSLSAGLARQVSPPADVAWYCQQLVKTVDLWNGGLDGTSGMGVYLPNFEGAYHVNLTREWDQTGRGRTTSIAQARGIYMNIEAYRATGAERFLKAAEQGAQFLLDTFWDEAYGGFYFEAERSGMVVGRNKQGYGNVFALFTLAQLYDITRKPEHLQAALKQLDVLEKHFIDPKQPGVVLPGFNFDFSALDGYHNVDTFTHYFEGLMALHDVTDGETRTRVDKLITDAGEALTKVLYKDEEGFKDRGYVAYNYTSNWEPRQEPYTRNSQWTVARQATTGHNIELAYLISRAVERGFPSDWLTTADKLKKFVEVHALSPDTGAMLYEVTDYDGKPLPGNPDNDYYVWWANSETARAFLHFAVVRKENTLEAFKKQESFIKNHFLDPEYGGWYQMVHAETLRTFDLTKGNVWTVNYHETMLAAEVLRLGKVYAEQMGNPKTTCPEVNAPTSSGN; from the coding sequence ATGTTGCGCACCCTGTTTGTTTCGCTGGCCCTAAGTTCCCTGTCTGCTGGTCTTGCCAGGCAGGTCTCCCCTCCTGCCGATGTTGCATGGTACTGCCAGCAACTGGTGAAAACCGTGGACCTCTGGAATGGTGGTCTGGACGGCACCTCCGGCATGGGCGTGTACCTGCCCAACTTTGAAGGCGCTTACCACGTCAACCTGACCCGAGAATGGGACCAGACCGGGAGGGGTCGCACCACTTCCATCGCGCAGGCCCGAGGCATCTACATGAACATCGAAGCCTACCGGGCCACTGGAGCAGAGCGTTTCCTGAAAGCCGCAGAGCAGGGGGCACAATTTTTGCTGGACACCTTCTGGGATGAAGCTTATGGTGGTTTTTATTTTGAAGCCGAGCGCTCAGGCATGGTGGTGGGGCGCAACAAACAGGGGTACGGGAATGTGTTTGCCCTGTTCACTCTGGCCCAGTTGTATGACATCACCCGCAAACCCGAGCACCTGCAGGCCGCCCTGAAGCAACTGGATGTGCTGGAAAAACACTTCATCGATCCCAAACAGCCCGGCGTGGTGTTGCCCGGCTTCAACTTTGATTTCAGTGCTCTGGATGGGTACCACAACGTGGACACCTTCACCCATTACTTTGAAGGCCTGATGGCCCTTCATGATGTGACAGACGGTGAAACCCGCACCAGAGTGGACAAATTGATTACGGATGCGGGTGAGGCGCTCACCAAGGTGCTGTACAAAGATGAGGAAGGCTTCAAGGACCGTGGGTACGTGGCCTACAACTACACCAGCAACTGGGAACCACGTCAGGAACCTTACACCCGCAACTCCCAGTGGACAGTGGCCCGTCAGGCAACCACCGGGCACAACATCGAACTGGCCTACCTGATTTCCAGAGCTGTGGAGCGCGGATTTCCTTCAGATTGGCTGACCACTGCCGACAAACTGAAGAAGTTTGTGGAGGTGCATGCCTTGAGTCCAGACACCGGTGCCATGCTTTATGAGGTCACGGATTACGACGGCAAACCGTTGCCCGGCAACCCCGACAACGATTATTACGTGTGGTGGGCCAATTCGGAAACCGCCAGAGCCTTCCTGCATTTTGCGGTGGTGCGCAAAGAGAACACGTTGGAGGCGTTCAAAAAGCAGGAAAGCTTCATCAAGAACCATTTTCTGGACCCCGAGTATGGCGGATGGTACCAGATGGTGCACGCAGAGACCCTGCGCACGTTTGATTTGACCAAAGGCAACGTCTGGACGGTCAATTACCACGAAACCATGCTGGCTGCCGAAGTGCTGCGCCTCGGGAAAGTTTATGCAGAGCAGATGGGAAACCCCAAAACCACCTGCCCTGAAGTGAATGCCCCGACCTCCTCGGGCAACTGA
- a CDS encoding type II secretion system protein GspD has protein sequence MRKTLLTLLLSLSTSFAATLGVQQDAQSVILASPESIRYTADSLTDTLTLTDANLPEGTTLGLGITFRQEGSNLILNIPDSLWYYLSPDGKRLFVSAPSLTGSTALSAPSNDNREAIMYYLKSADPSKTSSLLTRLHPNVRVEVDDRQRALVVYVLPQEKDKVSKLIKQLDAERPQVIFEAEILEINQNNSEKLGIDYEAALGISITEAVPASIFRFGKFSRSAIGTGKAGGSGIGFTLNFLKSNDVAQVLARPRVTALDGVEARINSTRSQVIVVSKDGNQSFQTLTTGITMRLLPKVSPDGVIESNITVTVSIPSSTTTTGELSYSTREASTTVRVRNGEPIVIGGLIENRTSEAVRKLPILGDLPLIGGLFRSTYTTNQRSDLVIIVTPRLIVPDEFPASEIPLDPPTETPQDAPKP, from the coding sequence ATGCGCAAAACCCTGCTCACCCTCCTGCTGTCCCTGTCCACCAGCTTTGCTGCCACCCTCGGGGTGCAACAAGACGCCCAATCGGTGATTCTGGCCAGCCCTGAATCCATCCGTTACACCGCAGACAGCCTGACCGACACCCTCACCCTCACCGACGCCAACCTCCCCGAAGGCACCACCCTGGGACTGGGCATCACCTTCCGGCAAGAGGGCAGCAACCTGATCCTCAACATCCCCGACAGCCTCTGGTATTACCTTTCGCCGGATGGGAAACGCCTGTTCGTCAGTGCCCCCTCGCTGACCGGCAGCACTGCCCTGAGTGCCCCCAGCAACGACAACCGCGAAGCCATCATGTACTACCTGAAAAGCGCCGACCCCAGCAAAACCAGCAGCCTGCTCACCCGACTGCACCCCAACGTGCGCGTGGAAGTCGATGACCGCCAGAGGGCACTGGTGGTTTACGTGCTGCCCCAGGAGAAAGACAAAGTCAGCAAACTGATCAAGCAACTCGATGCCGAACGCCCACAGGTGATCTTCGAAGCCGAAATCCTCGAAATCAACCAGAACAACAGCGAAAAACTCGGCATTGACTACGAAGCTGCCCTCGGGATCTCCATCACCGAAGCGGTCCCGGCCAGCATCTTCCGTTTCGGCAAATTCTCCCGCAGCGCCATCGGCACCGGGAAAGCCGGAGGGAGTGGCATCGGCTTCACCCTCAACTTCCTGAAAAGCAACGACGTCGCGCAGGTCCTTGCCCGCCCGAGGGTCACCGCTCTGGACGGCGTGGAGGCCCGCATCAACAGCACCCGGTCGCAGGTGATCGTGGTCAGCAAAGACGGCAACCAGAGCTTCCAGACGCTCACCACCGGGATCACCATGCGGCTGCTGCCGAAAGTCTCTCCGGACGGGGTGATCGAATCGAACATCACTGTGACCGTGTCGATCCCCAGCAGCACCACCACCACCGGAGAACTGAGTTACTCGACACGGGAAGCCAGCACCACCGTGCGGGTCAGGAATGGTGAACCCATCGTGATTGGTGGCCTGATCGAAAACCGCACCAGCGAAGCGGTCCGCAAACTGCCGATCCTCGGGGACCTGCCCCTGATTGGTGGTCTGTTCAGAAGCACCTACACCACCAACCAGCGCAGCGACCTGGTGATCATCGTGACCCCCAGACTGATCGTCCCCGATGAATTCCCTGCCAGCGAAATCCCCCTGGATCCCCCCACCGAAACCCCACAGGACGCCCCCAAACCATGA
- a CDS encoding Ig-like domain-containing protein — protein MLLTVSCSEDTAPPSGAILSPSHNGTVSGNFKVQVTARGDAEISKIQIYARDEGSTKEGVFVGSTVSSPGFIDWNTGFFPSGAKVELYARVTDVTGSSADSDPVTVTISNSDTVKMQRFMGLRVPPAPKKAAVARQAWNNPSVYTVLPPEGASFEKQGVKPQEVVLDNNSEYYLNWVWNSYSTNAGVLIGYHLKYSKDSVAGPYAIRQKIKPQGTPSIDSVDLEKPLTSTEAAGTHYGAVAAVVGQAEIALSNYTSFQFPGEQTLKTPTNGAVLGTGQPALSWNTPAGVDAYVFSVYKEDPLVNTSAVPVWTVAKNDGGQLLSIKDTTVTYPANQSALTPGVYYWKVIGYDFNDEKVMVAASISKVWSFTVAP, from the coding sequence ATGCTCCTCACCGTATCTTGCAGTGAAGACACCGCACCCCCCAGTGGGGCGATCCTCTCCCCGAGTCACAATGGCACGGTCAGTGGGAACTTCAAGGTGCAGGTGACGGCCAGAGGGGACGCAGAGATCAGCAAAATTCAAATTTATGCGCGTGATGAGGGCAGCACCAAAGAGGGTGTTTTTGTGGGCAGCACCGTCAGTTCTCCGGGCTTCATTGACTGGAACACCGGGTTTTTCCCCTCGGGTGCCAAAGTGGAGCTTTATGCCAGAGTGACCGACGTGACCGGAAGCAGTGCAGACAGCGACCCAGTCACGGTGACCATCAGCAACTCCGATACCGTGAAAATGCAGCGTTTCATGGGCCTTCGTGTACCACCTGCTCCCAAAAAAGCTGCTGTGGCCCGTCAGGCTTGGAACAACCCAAGTGTGTACACGGTGCTGCCTCCAGAGGGTGCTTCCTTTGAGAAGCAGGGGGTCAAGCCTCAGGAGGTGGTGCTGGACAACAACTCCGAGTATTACCTGAACTGGGTTTGGAACAGTTATTCCACCAATGCTGGGGTGTTGATCGGTTACCACTTGAAGTACAGCAAGGACAGTGTGGCTGGGCCTTACGCCATCCGGCAGAAAATCAAACCTCAGGGCACTCCATCCATTGACTCGGTGGACCTTGAAAAACCCCTCACCTCCACGGAAGCTGCCGGGACCCATTACGGTGCGGTGGCAGCAGTGGTGGGGCAGGCCGAAATTGCTTTGTCGAATTACACCAGCTTCCAGTTCCCCGGCGAACAAACCCTGAAAACCCCCACCAATGGGGCGGTTTTGGGCACCGGTCAACCCGCCCTCAGTTGGAACACCCCAGCAGGCGTGGATGCTTACGTGTTTTCCGTTTACAAGGAAGACCCTCTGGTGAACACATCGGCTGTACCGGTCTGGACGGTGGCCAAAAACGATGGGGGTCAACTGCTCTCCATCAAAGACACCACTGTGACTTACCCGGCCAACCAATCTGCCCTCACGCCTGGTGTGTATTACTGGAAAGTCATTGGGTATGACTTCAACGATGAAAAGGTGATGGTGGCCGCATCGATCAGCAAAGTCTGGAGTTTCACGGTTGCCCCATGA